A stretch of DNA from Gemmatimonadales bacterium:
ACGGCATCGCCCGGGTGACGATCAGCCAGCCGCCCCTCAACATCCTGACCCGCGCGCTGCTGGGCGAGCTGCGGCAGGCGCTCGGCGCGCTGGCCGAGGACCGGGCCCTGCGCGTCGTGGTTGTGGGCGCCGCGGGCCGGCATTTCTCGGCGGGGGCCGACGTCGGCGAACACCGCCCACCCACCTGGAAGGCCATGATCCCCGAGTTCCTGGACACCATCGCCGCGCTGCGGGCGTTCCCGCTCCCGATCGTCGCAGCGGTGCGCGGCCGCTGCCTCGGCGGCGGCTTCGAGCTGGTGCAGGCGATGGACCTGGCCGTCGCCGGCGAGACCGCAAGCTTCGGCCAGCCCGAGATCCAGCTCGGCGTGATCCCGCCGGCCGCCTGCGCCCTGCTGCCCTGGCTCGCCGGGCCGGCTCGAGCCGCGGAGATCGTGTATACCGGCGACCCGCTGACCCCCGCCCAGGCGCAGGCCGCCGGCCTGGTGGCGCGGGTGGTCCCCGACGACGCCGTGGACGCCGAGGCGCTCGCGCTGGCCGGCCGGATCGCGCGGCACAGCGCCGCCGCGCTCCGC
This window harbors:
- a CDS encoding enoyl-CoA hydratase-related protein produces the protein GIARVTISQPPLNILTRALLGELRQALGALAEDRALRVVVVGAAGRHFSAGADVGEHRPPTWKAMIPEFLDTIAALRAFPLPIVAAVRGRCLGGGFELVQAMDLAVAGETASFGQPEIQLGVIPPAACALLPWLAGPARAAEIVYTGDPLTPAQAQAAGLVARVVPDDAVDAEALALAGRIARHSAAALRVAKRAMRPPARERLEADALAGAGRRYARELMHTVDATEGLAAFLEKRTPVWTHR